Proteins encoded together in one Campylobacter concisus window:
- a CDS encoding L-seryl-tRNA selenium transferase, translated as MKKLTLFLAFALALVLNGCGTKRQYFEPAQTSGEISLSKDLPSYIKSANANGATLDNGNIITKNGLNKSVTLPENFNFLNENNGFVISASINGDLNVTDPSGHSVYSGKFPTAIVAASLDQNQLAAISASNHIYLIDISTATTLMEYSSSDIAAVDSRVVAPYFMSSLIVYPALDGKIYIVQKDTGRILRDVVVSSENFFNNIIFLGVEGDNLIAATAKKLIVINPSQTVYYDGEIKDVLVHNDEIYIFKKDGTIVRTDLMLKEQNKVNFKFAIFSAATIINNKLYVIEKTGYVIKTNLDLSGAEIYEFSDEIKDKSFMGNGAFYYDNEYVNLGQ; from the coding sequence ATGAAAAAACTTACACTATTCTTGGCTTTTGCCTTGGCTTTAGTTCTAAACGGATGCGGCACAAAAAGACAATATTTTGAGCCTGCGCAAACTTCTGGTGAGATATCTTTGTCAAAAGATCTTCCTTCTTACATCAAATCAGCAAATGCAAATGGCGCAACGCTTGATAATGGCAACATTATCACTAAAAATGGGCTAAACAAGAGCGTTACTTTGCCTGAAAATTTCAACTTCTTAAACGAAAACAACGGCTTTGTCATCTCAGCTAGTATAAATGGCGATCTAAACGTGACTGATCCTAGCGGTCACAGCGTTTATAGTGGTAAATTCCCAACTGCGATCGTAGCAGCCTCACTTGATCAAAACCAACTTGCAGCCATCAGCGCATCAAACCACATCTATCTAATCGATATAAGCACAGCTACAACGCTAATGGAGTATAGCTCTTCTGATATCGCAGCGGTTGACTCAAGAGTTGTGGCGCCTTACTTTATGAGCTCACTCATCGTCTATCCAGCGCTTGATGGCAAAATTTACATCGTACAAAAAGATACTGGTAGAATTTTACGCGACGTGGTCGTAAGCTCTGAAAATTTCTTTAATAACATCATATTTTTAGGCGTTGAGGGCGATAACCTAATCGCAGCAACAGCCAAAAAACTAATCGTCATCAACCCAAGCCAAACAGTTTATTATGACGGCGAGATCAAAGACGTGCTAGTTCATAACGATGAAATTTACATCTTTAAAAAAGATGGCACGATAGTAAGAACAGACCTTATGCTAAAAGAGCAAAATAAGGTAAATTTCAAATTTGCTATCTTCTCAGCGGCAACTATCATCAACAATAAGCTCTACGTTATCGAAAAAACAGGCTATGTCATAAAGACAAATTTAGACCTTAGCGGAGCTGAAATTTATGAATTTAGCGACGAGATAAAAGATAAAAGCTTCATGGGTAATGGCGCATTTTACTACGATAACGAGTATGTTAATCTAGGACAATGA
- a CDS encoding aminotransferase class V-fold PLP-dependent enzyme: MPTIDEVRKNIILKDGIYYFDYTASGLAYAPIEDEISKFLKTYANTHSDSSSSAVLTQKRYENARAELKEFLGLDDSFYLIATGQGATAAIKKFQEIMGIYLPPATRALIGEANLRSVNLPLVLVGPYEHHSNEISFREGLCDCERIRLDENGEIDYVMLERTLKLNAKRKIIACFSAASNVTGVKTDYKKIYSLVKKFGGVVAFDCAATSSHEILNAAYFDAAFFSPHKLLGGVGSCGLLAIKKELYTSDIPSFAGGGTIALATPSKHLFIKNAEQLEEAGTPSILGLVRASLAYNLQASVGVENIKAREDELANFFEKELSSIEDITIYGPKNAEKLPIFSFNVRDISPYDFAATLSNNYGIQSRAGVMCAGPYAFDLLGLKENKVLEKKPGFVRVSMHYTHTKEDVLYLINAIKSSIKKHRELWGEEKAMYEIFGGKI, from the coding sequence GTGCCAACCATAGATGAAGTAAGAAAAAATATCATTTTAAAAGATGGAATTTACTATTTTGACTACACAGCCTCAGGCCTTGCCTATGCGCCTATCGAAGATGAAATTTCAAAATTTTTAAAAACCTACGCAAACACTCACTCAGACAGCAGTTCAAGCGCTGTGCTAACGCAAAAACGCTATGAAAACGCAAGGGCTGAGCTAAAAGAGTTTTTGGGGCTTGATGATAGCTTTTATCTAATAGCAACAGGCCAAGGCGCAACGGCTGCGATAAAGAAATTTCAGGAGATAATGGGAATTTATCTGCCGCCAGCAACAAGAGCCTTGATCGGCGAAGCAAATTTAAGAAGCGTAAATTTACCACTCGTGCTTGTTGGACCCTATGAGCACCACTCAAACGAGATCAGCTTTCGCGAGGGACTTTGCGACTGCGAGCGCATCAGGCTTGATGAAAATGGCGAGATAGACTACGTGATGCTTGAGAGGACACTAAAACTAAACGCAAAAAGAAAGATCATCGCCTGCTTTAGCGCCGCTTCAAACGTCACAGGCGTAAAAACCGACTACAAAAAAATTTACTCGCTCGTTAAGAAATTTGGCGGAGTGGTGGCATTTGACTGTGCAGCGACCAGCTCGCATGAAATTTTAAACGCCGCGTACTTTGATGCAGCCTTTTTCTCGCCTCACAAGCTACTTGGCGGAGTTGGGAGTTGTGGGCTTTTAGCGATCAAAAAAGAGCTTTATACAAGCGATATACCAAGCTTTGCAGGTGGTGGCACCATCGCGCTTGCAACGCCATCAAAGCACCTTTTTATAAAAAATGCCGAGCAGCTTGAAGAGGCTGGCACGCCATCTATCTTGGGGCTGGTGCGAGCAAGTCTAGCCTACAACTTACAAGCAAGTGTCGGAGTAGAAAATATCAAAGCACGCGAAGATGAGCTGGCAAATTTCTTTGAAAAAGAGCTTAGCAGTATCGAAGATATTACCATTTATGGTCCTAAAAATGCAGAAAAACTGCCTATTTTTTCATTTAATGTGCGAGACATTTCGCCTTATGACTTTGCCGCAACACTTAGCAACAACTATGGCATACAAAGCCGCGCTGGAGTGATGTGTGCTGGGCCTTATGCTTTTGACCTGCTAGGGCTTAAAGAGAATAAGGTTTTAGAGAAAAAGCCAGGTTTTGTAAGGGTGAGCATGCACTACACGCACACAAAAGAGGACGTGCTCTATCTAATAAACGCTATCAAATCATCTATCAAAAAACACCGCGAACTTTGGGGCGAAGAAAAAGCGATGTATGAGATATTTGGCGGTAAAATTTAG
- a CDS encoding CvpA family protein: protein MDLVTWFDIIVIALVLILGVKGIINGLIKESFGLIGLIGGLVVASRFSDVAESFISKNIYKFENPSFLQFVAFIGLWLVFWLVCLLVGKFLSKIVSVSGLGFLDRLGGFVMGSGKIFLTFSAVVAVMSGTSLNKMIEPYFTNSKVYPLLLETGRWITNIDVKNIKNELDEMVVRPKDTNKSDAFISMDANASTNTDTNVTKGEEK, encoded by the coding sequence ATGGATTTAGTAACTTGGTTTGACATTATCGTCATCGCCCTTGTCCTGATACTTGGTGTAAAAGGCATAATAAACGGGCTTATAAAAGAGTCATTTGGGCTTATCGGACTTATTGGCGGCCTAGTTGTCGCTAGTAGATTTTCAGATGTAGCTGAGAGCTTCATAAGCAAAAATATCTATAAATTTGAAAATCCTTCATTTTTACAATTTGTCGCATTTATCGGACTTTGGCTGGTCTTTTGGCTAGTTTGTCTGCTAGTTGGCAAATTTTTATCAAAGATAGTTTCAGTAAGCGGACTTGGATTTTTAGATAGGCTTGGTGGATTTGTCATGGGAAGTGGCAAAATTTTCCTCACATTTTCAGCAGTCGTTGCCGTAATGTCAGGCACTTCGCTAAATAAAATGATCGAGCCATACTTTACAAACAGCAAGGTCTATCCGCTCCTACTTGAAACTGGTAGATGGATAACAAATATCGATGTGAAAAACATCAAAAATGAGCTAGATGAGATGGTAGTAAGACCAAAGGATACAAACAAGAGTGATGCATTTATTTCAATGGATGCAAATGCAAGCACAAACACCGACACAAACGTCACTAAAGGGGAAGAAAAATGA
- the hisG gene encoding ATP phosphoribosyltransferase, with the protein MITVALPKGRIAEDTLEIFRKIFGSSFMFEDRKLILEEGNFRFLMVRNQDIPTYVTEGAADIGVVGLDVLEEHKPNVVRLLDLQIGKCKVCIGIKNEDELDFSRSELKIATKMPNITRNYFAKLAVGVKIIKLYGSIELAPLVGLSDAIVDVVETGSTMKQNGLKVAGDIMQSSAYLIANKNSFIIKKDEILELYQKIKDEISK; encoded by the coding sequence ATGATAACAGTAGCCTTGCCAAAGGGCAGGATAGCAGAAGATACACTTGAAATTTTTAGAAAAATTTTTGGTTCGAGTTTCATGTTTGAGGATAGAAAACTCATCCTTGAAGAGGGAAATTTTAGATTTTTAATGGTTCGCAATCAAGACATACCAACATACGTCACTGAAGGAGCTGCAGATATCGGCGTGGTCGGCCTTGACGTGCTTGAAGAGCATAAACCAAATGTAGTGAGGCTACTTGATCTACAAATAGGCAAGTGCAAGGTCTGCATCGGCATAAAAAACGAAGATGAGCTTGACTTTTCAAGGTCTGAGCTAAAGATCGCTACAAAAATGCCAAATATCACTAGAAACTACTTTGCAAAGCTTGCCGTTGGTGTCAAGATCATCAAGCTCTATGGCTCGATCGAGCTAGCGCCACTTGTTGGGCTAAGCGACGCGATCGTCGATGTGGTCGAGACTGGCTCAACCATGAAACAAAATGGGCTAAAAGTGGCTGGCGACATCATGCAAAGCTCAGCCTATCTAATCGCAAATAAAAATAGTTTTATCATCAAAAAAGATGAAATTTTGGAGCTTTATCAAAAGATAAAAGATGAAATTTCAAAGTAA
- a CDS encoding type IV pilus twitching motility protein PilT: MDLIEQLRTQSSDAQAKASESNLSGDIQTLLKTVVFNKASDLHLVSRSEPQIRIDGTLRPLEFGVLSGKDIENLCYALITDAQKSELENNKELDFAIELPNIGRFRGNYYYTMNGDLAAAFRIIPIDIPSLDDLNAPQIFKYIIKREKGLILVTGPTGSGKSTTLAAMLNEINLNYRKHIITVEDPVEFVHNNKKALFSHRNIGTDTHSYSKALKFALREDPDIILVGEMRDRETISTAITAAETGHLVFGTLHTNSAIQTINRIVDSFDGSEQLQVRNMLSVSLTAVISQSLIPKIGGGRCAVHEILINNMAISNLIRENKVHQIYSQMQLNQQQTGMSTQTQALMKALKEGLITKENALAYSTSQQELQNLIGTV; the protein is encoded by the coding sequence ATGGATCTAATCGAACAACTAAGAACCCAAAGCTCAGATGCTCAAGCTAAAGCATCAGAGAGCAATCTCTCTGGTGACATCCAAACGCTTCTAAAAACCGTTGTTTTCAATAAAGCCAGTGACCTCCACCTAGTCTCAAGGTCTGAGCCTCAGATAAGGATAGATGGCACTTTAAGGCCGCTTGAATTTGGCGTGCTAAGTGGCAAAGATATAGAAAATTTATGCTACGCTCTAATCACAGACGCCCAAAAGAGCGAGCTTGAAAACAATAAAGAGCTTGACTTTGCTATTGAGCTTCCAAATATCGGCCGCTTTCGTGGCAACTACTACTACACGATGAATGGCGATCTAGCGGCAGCTTTTCGTATCATACCTATCGACATCCCTTCGCTTGATGATCTAAATGCACCACAAATTTTTAAATATATCATCAAACGAGAAAAGGGTCTTATCCTGGTTACTGGACCAACAGGTAGCGGTAAATCAACGACGCTTGCTGCGATGCTTAATGAGATAAATTTAAATTATAGAAAGCACATCATCACCGTTGAGGACCCAGTCGAGTTTGTACATAACAACAAAAAAGCCCTATTTTCACATAGAAATATCGGCACCGACACACACTCTTACTCAAAGGCGCTAAAATTTGCACTTCGCGAAGACCCAGATATCATACTTGTGGGCGAGATGAGGGATAGAGAGACGATCTCTACGGCTATTACAGCGGCTGAGACTGGACACCTAGTCTTTGGCACTCTTCACACAAACTCAGCCATACAAACTATAAATAGGATCGTTGATAGCTTTGATGGAAGCGAGCAGCTTCAAGTAAGAAATATGCTTAGCGTTTCGCTAACTGCCGTCATCTCACAAAGTCTGATACCAAAAATAGGCGGCGGAAGGTGCGCTGTGCATGAAATTTTGATAAATAATATGGCGATATCAAACTTGATACGCGAAAACAAAGTGCATCAAATTTACTCTCAAATGCAGCTAAATCAGCAACAAACTGGCATGAGCACGCAGACTCAAGCCCTGATGAAAGCACTAAAAGAGGGCTTGATCACAAAAGAAAACGCGCTAGCCTACTCAACTAGCCAACAAGAACTTCAAAATTTAATAGGAACTGTATGA
- the gatC gene encoding Asp-tRNA(Asn)/Glu-tRNA(Gln) amidotransferase subunit GatC, which produces MQIDDTLLNKLEKLSALQINDEKREEIKKQLSKIVSFVDVLNELDLSSDEAVVSSIKGGTPLREDEPHLSDVVDEILKHAPSREGHFFAVPKIIE; this is translated from the coding sequence ATGCAAATAGACGACACTCTCTTAAATAAACTAGAAAAACTCTCAGCATTACAAATTAATGATGAAAAAAGAGAAGAGATCAAGAAGCAATTAAGTAAAATCGTATCTTTTGTCGATGTTTTAAACGAGCTCGATCTAAGTAGCGATGAGGCCGTAGTTAGCTCTATAAAAGGCGGTACTCCGTTAAGAGAAGATGAGCCACATTTAAGTGACGTTGTCGATGAAATTTTAAAGCACGCCCCTTCACGCGAGGGACACTTTTTTGCCGTGCCAAAGATCATAGAGTAA
- the fdhD gene encoding formate dehydrogenase accessory sulfurtransferase FdhD, which translates to MEPIYKTQIIKYKGEQKAQVDDILVREIKLEIYINDKKFGAVMATPTDQKALAVGYLISENVITKPEDITEVRLSSDELSVYVSAKVNEKRLEQFDEEKVIISGCGRSSTANIDPQAMAARAVKSGAKFNKDMILAQMKEFYTQCELYEMTGCVHTAKLFVSEDKFYIGEDIAQHNTIDKAVGKAVLDGANLASSFLMVSGRLSSEMVAKAVMHGVPALISRTAPTSLGVVIARKFELTLCGFARGENINVYSGEERIYE; encoded by the coding sequence ATGGAACCGATTTATAAAACGCAGATCATCAAATATAAAGGCGAGCAAAAAGCGCAGGTTGATGATATTTTGGTGCGTGAGATCAAGCTTGAAATTTACATAAATGACAAAAAATTTGGTGCCGTTATGGCAACGCCAACTGATCAAAAGGCGCTTGCTGTGGGCTATTTGATCAGTGAAAACGTCATCACAAAGCCAGAGGATATAACAGAAGTTAGGCTCTCAAGCGACGAGCTAAGCGTCTATGTAAGTGCCAAAGTGAACGAAAAACGCCTAGAGCAGTTTGACGAAGAAAAGGTCATAATAAGTGGCTGCGGCAGAAGCTCAACGGCAAATATCGACCCACAGGCGATGGCGGCAAGAGCCGTAAAAAGCGGGGCTAAATTTAACAAAGATATGATCCTTGCTCAAATGAAGGAGTTTTACACGCAGTGCGAGCTCTATGAGATGACTGGCTGCGTGCATACGGCAAAGCTTTTTGTGAGCGAAGATAAATTTTACATAGGCGAGGATATCGCTCAGCACAACACGATCGACAAAGCCGTTGGCAAGGCTGTTTTGGATGGAGCTAACTTAGCGAGTTCATTTCTAATGGTGAGTGGCAGACTTAGCTCAGAGATGGTCGCAAAGGCTGTTATGCACGGAGTGCCAGCGCTTATCTCAAGGACAGCGCCAACTAGCCTTGGCGTGGTGATCGCTCGTAAATTTGAGCTGACGCTTTGTGGCTTTGCAAGGGGCGAAAATATCAACGTTTATAGCGGTGAAGAGAGAATTTATGAGTAA
- a CDS encoding Fur family transcriptional regulator yields the protein MIENLEYDALLEKFKRVLRDNGLKYTKQREILLKTLYNNDEHFTPERLYLFIKETYPELNIGIATVYRTLNLLEESEMVTSISFGSQGKKFELATKPHHDHMICRKCGLIIEFEDPMIEKRQISIAKEHGFKLTGHMMQLYGICEKCSKNNIKGK from the coding sequence ATGATAGAAAATTTAGAATATGATGCCTTGCTTGAGAAATTTAAAAGAGTTCTTCGCGACAATGGTTTAAAATATACAAAACAGCGTGAAATTTTACTAAAAACGCTTTATAACAACGATGAACACTTTACGCCAGAGAGGCTATATCTTTTCATAAAAGAGACCTATCCTGAGCTAAATATCGGCATCGCAACCGTTTATAGAACGCTAAATTTGCTAGAAGAATCAGAGATGGTAACATCTATCAGCTTTGGCTCACAAGGCAAGAAATTTGAGCTTGCCACAAAGCCACACCACGACCACATGATATGCAGAAAGTGCGGCCTTATCATAGAATTTGAAGATCCTATGATAGAAAAAAGGCAAATAAGCATCGCAAAAGAGCATGGCTTTAAACTAACTGGTCACATGATGCAGCTTTATGGAATTTGTGAAAAATGTTCAAAAAATAATATAAA
- a CDS encoding type III pantothenate kinase, translated as MILCDIGNTNASFLQNGKITHIKVSEFKNYKPDEKVYYICVNEEILRMIDKDEMFVNLEPYFEIDTIYQGLGVDRKAGCYMINDGVIVDAGSAITVDIMANSLHLGGYILPGIATMLNAYKSISPRLDVTLNSQIDIDALPQKTSDAVSYGIIKPIITLISKLAGSKKVYFTGGDGDFLSKFFKNAICDKMLIFRAMQKIIDEKKEILK; from the coding sequence ATGATTTTGTGTGATATCGGCAACACCAACGCCTCTTTTTTGCAAAATGGCAAGATCACACACATAAAAGTTAGCGAATTTAAAAACTATAAACCGGACGAAAAGGTCTATTATATCTGCGTAAATGAAGAAATTTTGCGGATGATAGATAAGGACGAAATGTTTGTAAATTTAGAGCCTTACTTCGAGATAGACACGATCTATCAAGGTCTAGGTGTAGATAGAAAAGCAGGTTGTTATATGATAAATGATGGCGTTATAGTAGATGCTGGAAGTGCCATAACCGTTGATATAATGGCAAACTCACTTCATCTTGGCGGCTACATCTTGCCTGGCATCGCAACTATGTTAAACGCCTACAAAAGCATCTCGCCACGCCTTGATGTGACGCTAAATTCGCAAATAGACATCGATGCGTTGCCTCAAAAGACGAGCGACGCTGTGAGTTATGGCATCATAAAGCCCATTATCACGCTCATTTCAAAGTTAGCAGGCAGCAAAAAAGTCTATTTTACTGGCGGAGATGGTGACTTTTTATCTAAATTTTTTAAAAATGCCATTTGCGACAAGATGCTGATCTTTCGCGCCATGCAAAAAATAATCGATGAGAAAAAGGAAATTTTAAAATGA
- a CDS encoding winged helix-turn-helix domain-containing protein, with product MSKNLEELIKQTLNKSGKLDCGTAFKIANKLGIEVGEVSDEATRLGIKIDNCELGQFGALDKDRGKFTLSLKLKEVSDEKGRVFCKDAREMAAANGGLKTMRSTLRDYGFDVKYCQLGCFKEKKGKKMRVKTKTWIENDEGELIFGKGKTEVLDVIAEVGSISKAAEILGMNYKKCWSHLQILQKNLKEDLFTTKQGGGDNAGTTLNDRAHELINAYKQLQNDIEDYANKRFKELFLKQDEKKNDKK from the coding sequence ATGAGTAAAAATTTAGAAGAGCTGATAAAACAAACGCTAAATAAAAGCGGCAAACTTGACTGTGGTACGGCTTTTAAGATCGCAAACAAGCTTGGCATAGAAGTCGGCGAGGTAAGCGACGAGGCAACCAGACTTGGCATCAAGATAGACAACTGCGAGCTTGGGCAGTTTGGCGCCCTAGATAAAGACCGCGGTAAATTTACATTGTCACTAAAACTAAAAGAAGTGAGCGACGAAAAGGGCAGAGTTTTTTGCAAAGATGCAAGAGAGATGGCGGCGGCTAACGGCGGGCTAAAGACCATGCGCTCGACGCTTAGAGACTACGGCTTTGACGTGAAGTACTGTCAGCTAGGCTGTTTTAAGGAAAAGAAAGGCAAAAAGATGAGAGTAAAGACGAAGACTTGGATAGAAAACGACGAGGGCGAGCTTATATTTGGCAAGGGCAAAACCGAAGTTTTAGACGTTATAGCCGAGGTTGGCTCGATATCAAAGGCAGCTGAAATTTTAGGTATGAACTATAAAAAATGCTGGTCGCATCTACAAATTTTGCAAAAAAATTTAAAAGAAGATCTCTTTACGACCAAGCAAGGTGGCGGAGATAATGCTGGCACCACGCTAAATGATAGAGCTCATGAGCTCATAAACGCCTATAAGCAGCTTCAAAACGACATCGAAGACTATGCAAATAAGCGCTTTAAAGAGTTATTTTTAAAACAAGATGAGAAGAAAAACGATAAAAAATAA